CGGTCAATAGGTTTTTTCATATATCTGCAAATATATCAAACATGTAGATCTTGTGCAGGTGATTTGAATTAGTACGTAAATTCATGATAAAGGTTGAGTAGCTTTACGTACGCAGTTCATGGCAGTCTTGATGAGTTTGACATCGTCAAAGCTAAGGCTCCGATGCACGAAACGCTTGCGGTGAAGAGACTCCTTACTGTCTGGCGCACGCATGAACAATGTCTGTGGATCACTCAAGAACATTACCGTCGCGATAATCAACGCCATGTCCACCAGTGTGTGCCACGCCAGTACAAAATACGACCAAACCCATGCGAGGAGTGCTAGGTAATCGCCTGAAGACAGCGGAGGCCGTGGTGGCACCTGGTAGATTGGACCTGTTCGCTTGGGTGCTGGCGGCATCGCTGGCACCCTCGCCGGGTCAGCTGCACTGAGCGACGACGCTACAAGGAGCGTAGTAATGCACATGCCGTCACCAATGGAGTGGTGCAGGCGGAGCACCACCGTGGAGGCCGCCTCAGAGGTTGGAAAGTTGAGGAAGTGGAACTCCCAGAGCGGGCGGCGTCTATCCATCGAGAGTAGGGACAGCGACGCCACGTAGTCCTCCACTGCCTTTTCTGGGTCGGATGCCACGGCAGCAGGATCCAGCGTTGGGACGACGATGTGGTCGTCCACATTCACTGTCGTTTGCACCCATCGCGGCTTGCCATCATTGGTGGACTCGTCCATTACCTGTACATGTAGAATTTGATGCTCCGAGATAAGAATGAGGTGCATGAATTACAACTATACTTTGGGCTAATGCCATGGATACCAATGGTAAACAAATAAAGTTTTAGCAATTATGCAAACAAGTGAAGTGTTGGAACTTACTAGAATACTGCGTAAGCGTGGCAAACGGGCAATTAGTTCTGTTTCAATGCCGGCACGGAAGACGGGCAGGTTCACGGGCGTGCCGAGCCCCATCACAAAGACGATGCAGATACCCATCTCTTCCATGCCTCTTCCAGTAGGGCTCATTGGTTCTTCGGCCATGGAATTGTCAGCACATTCTGTCTCCGCCGACACGCGGACAGAGAGCGGACGGCTTGACGGAGTGGCTAGGTCCGCTGTTGCTTCCATGAGTGGCCTCTCGATTGTAAATTGCAATGGTTCTCTGCTCTATGGGTGCAATATATATACGGCTTGACGGAGTATTGTGTGGGAGCCAAGGTCCATGTGAAATTGCATCGTGTTTATTGAGACTAGagtttagagcatctacagctggacATGGCAAATCCGGTCcatcaaacgcccgcggacgcgcccggatGCGTCCGCGGACACTGATCTCAAATCGTG
This DNA window, taken from Triticum aestivum cultivar Chinese Spring unplaced genomic scaffold, IWGSC CS RefSeq v2.1 scaffold203571, whole genome shotgun sequence, encodes the following:
- the LOC123176979 gene encoding wax ester synthase/diacylglycerol acyltransferase 7-like; protein product: MEATADLATPSSRPLSVRVSAETECADNSMAEEPMSPTGRGMEEMGICIVFVMGLGTPVNLPVFRAGIETELIARLPRLRSILVMDESTNDGKPRWVQTTVNVDDHIVVPTLDPAAVASDPEKAVEDYVASLSLLSMDRRRPLWEFHFLNFPTSEAASTVVLRLHHSIGDGMCITTLLVASSLSAADPARVPAMPPAPKRTGPIYQVPPRPPLSSGDYLALLAWVWSYFVLAWHTLVDMALIIATVMFLSDPQTLFMRAPDSKESLHRKRFVHRSLSFDDVKLIKTAMNCVRKATQPLS